The following are encoded in a window of Pseudophryne corroboree isolate aPseCor3 chromosome 3 unlocalized genomic scaffold, aPseCor3.hap2 SUPER_3_unloc_2, whole genome shotgun sequence genomic DNA:
- the LOC134983626 gene encoding gastrula zinc finger protein XlCGF17.1-like, with amino-acid sequence MKPLPCSKCGKSFTRKSNLERHQRVHVRERPLSCSECGKVFKHKSDLKRHQRIHTDENPCFCSECGKCFTRQSNLERHRRIHTVDKPLSCSECEKCFTHPSHLDRHQRIHTDEKPFSCSKCGTCFAQKSDLVKHQRIHTGEKPFTCSECGKCFT; translated from the coding sequence ATGAAGCCATTGCCATGTTCTAAATGTGGGAAATCATTTACACGGAAATCGAATCTTGAGCGACATCAGAGAGTTCACGTCAGAGAGAGACCTTTGtcctgttctgagtgcgggaagGTTTTTAAACACAAGTCTGATCTCAAAAGACATCAAAGAATTCACACAGACGAGAATCCATGTttttgttctgaatgtgggaaatgttttacccggcAGTCAAATCTGGAGCGACATCGGAGAATTCACACCGTTGATAAGCCTCTGTCATGTTCCGAGTGTGAAAAATGTTTCACACATCCATCACATCTTGATAGGCACCAGAGAATTCACACCgacgagaagccattttcctgctccAAGTGTGGgacatgttttgcacagaaatcagatctggtTAAACATCAAAGAATTCACACGGGTGAAAAACCTTTcacgtgttctgagtgtgggaaatgttttacataa